The region GTTCCACAAATAACGGCGGTTAATGATTGTGCGACAATAGCAGAAAAATATGGTGTTGCTGTGATTGCTGATGGTGGTATCAAATATTCCGGTGATGTTGTCAAAGCTATTGCAGCAGGAGCACATGCCGTCATGTTAGGTAGTATGTTTGCCGGAGTTTCGGAAAGTCCTGGAGAAACAGAAATTTTCCAAGGCCGGCGTTATAAGGTGTATCGTGGTATGGGCTCTGTCGGTGCGATGAAAGCCGGATCCAAGGACCGTTACTTCCAGGAATCAGAAGAAAACAAAAAACTGGTTCCAGAAGGGATTGAAGGCAGGGTGGCATACAAAGGGCCACTTGCTGATACAGTCCATCAATTGCTTGGCGGTCTGCGCTCAGGAATGGGTTATTGCGGTGCTCCAACTATTAACGCATTGCGGGAAGAAGCACAATTTGTCCGCATTACCAATGCCGGATTGCGCGAAAGCCATCCACATGATGTGCAAATAACCAAGGAAGCACCAAACTACTCGGTTTAAAAACAAAGATGCAAGCGCCCCGATTAGCGCTTTTGACCAACACTGGTTCTTTGGATTTTCCAATACGAAAATTTTTAATGAGGCTGGGACATAACTAGCCAAAAATAGTAAATAAAAAGGTTCCAAGCAAATCAAAAGTTTGCTTGGAACCTTTTTTGTGGAGTTGTTTCTATCTTCCGGTACTAATTTACTGTTCGTGGCGGTGTACTTTCTCAAGTTCACCGCCATCAATGCGAAGGCTAATTCATTTTTCACTTTCTGTTTTCCTCTGACAGAAAAACGAGTGAAACCCAAATTAGCCTTCAAGAAACCGAACGCTGGTTCTACGTCAATTTTACGTTTTCCGTAAATTTCACCAGTTTTCTCGTCTGAAAGCTTCGCACGTACATATTCTTTTTGGGATTCCCACTTTTCATTCATGTAGACTTTTCGGTTGTTTCCTTCTTTTGCTTTCGTACATAAATCGCGGAGTGGACAGCCCGAACAGTCCTCACATTCGTACACTTTAAATTCACGGGTGAATCCGTACCTGTCTGTTCGTTTGGAATGATGACTAAACCGTATTTTCCGTCCATTTGGGCACAGAAAAGTATCTTCGTCCTCATTATAATCCCAATTATCTACATGAAAAGCGTTGTTCTTATGCTTCTTTTTCTTCTCCTTTCGATATTGATTGTATGTAATAAGTGGCGTTCGATTTCGATTCTCGATGATATCTTCATAATTCTGTTCACTGCCATATCCGGCATCCGCGACAATGTGTTCCGGCAGTTCGAAAAAGTTTTCTTCAATCGAGTCGAGAAAAGGAATTAAAGTGCGTGTATCCGTCGGGTTTGGGAAAACATCGTAAGCGAGCGCGTATTGACCTTCCGTTGCAATCTGGACATTGTAACCAGCTTTCAATTGACCGTTCTTCATGTAGTCGTCCTTCATGCGCATAAACGTCGCATCCGGATCTGTCTTTGAATAACTGTTACGGTCCCCGAATTTCTCCATATCGTTTTGATACTTTTGCTTACGAGTGATGAAATCGTTAAACTGCTTGCGAGCTTGTTTTGGAAATTTACGTTCGGAACGGATTTTCTTTCGTTCGCTACCAACTTCACAAGCTTCGATTTTTTTATCGTATTCCTCAACCTTTTCATCTAACTTTTCGACTACTTCTTCCATTTCTTTAACGGAAAGTTTCTCTTCTGTTTCTCGCTCTATTGCCGGGATGATCTCCTTCTCCAACAGCTCATCATACAGTTGATTGGACTTTTCGATTAGCTTATCACTATATTTTTCAACGGATTTCCGCCACACAAAGGTGAACTTATTGGCGTTCGCTTCAATTTTTGTACCATCAATAAAAATGGCTTCCTCTTCAATCAATTCCTTTTCCACAAGCTGATTCCGGAACTGGACAAAGCATTCACGTAGTATGTTTTCGATGAGTGGATGAGAACGGAAACGATTGATGGTGCGATAGCTGGGTTCGTGTCCTTGAGCCAACCACATCATGCGGATACTATCCTGTAATAAAGCTTCTATTTTACGACCAGAAAACACGGATTGCGTATACCCACACAAAATGATTTTCAACATCATGCGAGGATGGTACGCAGGACGGCCGGTTTGTCGTATTAAGTCATCGAAAACCTCTTCGGGAATACTCTCGACAAGATCATTGATCGCAAAAGCAATATCATTCTCTTTCAATTTAATTTCTAAATCTAGCGGCAAAACTACCTGATTCATGGTATAATGTTTAAACATAAGGACACCTCCAAAATTATTGTCAGGTAACTTTAATTTTATCAAAAGGTGTCCTTTTTGTTTACTAAAATAATGTCAAAAAAGGCGTGGGGCCTACACTTTTTTTAGTGTAAGCTCCTACGCCTTAATTTTTATTTACTGGAGTTTTGTCCCAGCCTCATTTTTTTATCTCTTCATGTGGTAAAATACAAAAGATGCATACTATTTATCGGTGGAGGTAGAGAAAGTGAAATTGAAGTTACGCAAAGATTTATCGATATTACTCGCCATGCTTGTCATAATGACATCATTTATGGTACAGCCATTTACAGTACAGGCAGCAGTAGACATTGATGCTGAATCAACTATTCTGGTTGATTCAGATTCGGGAAAAATCCTTTACGAAAAAAATTCTGATGAGGCCCTTCCTCCAGCTAGTATGACCAAAATAATGACCGAATACCTGGTATGGGAAGCAATCGATGAAGGTCAAATCAGCTGGGATACAACCACACAGATTAGTGATTATCCATATAGCATATCTGCAGATGATAGCTTTTCTGGTGTAGGTTTAAAACAAAACAAAGATTATAAGGTTCGTGATCTTTACAATGCAATGGCAATTTATTCTGATAACGGTACAGCGATTGCACTTGCGGAATTAATTAGTGGTTCCGAGGGTGATTTTGTCAAGTTAATGAATAAAAAAGCGAAAGAAATGGGATTGCCAGATTACAAGTTTGTTAACGCAACCGGGTTAGCAAATGAAGACCTGGGTAAAAACCATCCAAAAGGCACAAAACCAGATGATGACAATCTATTGTCCGCACGATCCGCTGCATTACTTGCTTATAATCTGATTAAGGATTACCCTAAAGCATTGGAAATTTCCAGTATTCCAAAAGCGAAGTTTGAAGATCAGGCAATCACCAACTGGAACTGGATGTTAAAGCATGATAAAAAAGATGCAAGCTCATTGACCCAATTCTATTATGAAGGGGTAGATGGACTGAAAACAGGCTTTACGGATACTGCTGGCTATTGTTTTACGGGAACAGCAGAACGTGATGGTCACCGGCTGATTTCCGTGGTGATGAAAACGAAGAATGATAATGCACGCTTTAAAGAAACAGCCAAACTATTTGACTATGGATTTCAAAACTTTGAGGATAAAGAGTTGTTTGCCAAAGGTTATCAACTAAAAGACCAAAAAACCCTCCCTGTAACCAAAGGCAAAGAAGATAAAGTTGAAATTGCTATCAACAAGCAAGTCAAGCAACCGATTGAAAAAGGCGATAAAGAAGGGTATTCGCTTGAGTATCATATTGATAAGCGTAAGTTAAATGAAAATGGTGAGTTAACAGCTCCAATTAAAAAAGGAGAAAAAGTTGGTACAGCTGAAGTAAAGTATAATGGAGAAAATGATTATGGGTATATCACTGATACAGCTGGTTCTGATCAGGTTGATATTGTCGCAACGGAAACAGTTGATAAAAAGAATTGGTTTATGCTTATGCTTGGTTCCATCGGCGGTTTTTTCAGTAATCTATTTTCATCACTCGTT is a window of Lentibacillus daqui DNA encoding:
- a CDS encoding IS1182 family transposase — its product is MFKHYTMNQVVLPLDLEIKLKENDIAFAINDLVESIPEEVFDDLIRQTGRPAYHPRMMLKIILCGYTQSVFSGRKIEALLQDSIRMMWLAQGHEPSYRTINRFRSHPLIENILRECFVQFRNQLVEKELIEEEAIFIDGTKIEANANKFTFVWRKSVEKYSDKLIEKSNQLYDELLEKEIIPAIERETEEKLSVKEMEEVVEKLDEKVEEYDKKIEACEVGSERKKIRSERKFPKQARKQFNDFITRKQKYQNDMEKFGDRNSYSKTDPDATFMRMKDDYMKNGQLKAGYNVQIATEGQYALAYDVFPNPTDTRTLIPFLDSIEENFFELPEHIVADAGYGSEQNYEDIIENRNRTPLITYNQYRKEKKKKHKNNAFHVDNWDYNEDEDTFLCPNGRKIRFSHHSKRTDRYGFTREFKVYECEDCSGCPLRDLCTKAKEGNNRKVYMNEKWESQKEYVRAKLSDEKTGEIYGKRKIDVEPAFGFLKANLGFTRFSVRGKQKVKNELAFALMAVNLRKYTATNSKLVPEDRNNSTKKVPSKLLICLEPFYLLFLASYVPASLKIFVLENPKNQCWSKALIGALASLFLNRVVWCFLGYLHIMWMAFAQSGIGNADKLCFFPQCVNSWSTAITHS
- a CDS encoding serine hydrolase, which produces MKLKLRKDLSILLAMLVIMTSFMVQPFTVQAAVDIDAESTILVDSDSGKILYEKNSDEALPPASMTKIMTEYLVWEAIDEGQISWDTTTQISDYPYSISADDSFSGVGLKQNKDYKVRDLYNAMAIYSDNGTAIALAELISGSEGDFVKLMNKKAKEMGLPDYKFVNATGLANEDLGKNHPKGTKPDDDNLLSARSAALLAYNLIKDYPKALEISSIPKAKFEDQAITNWNWMLKHDKKDASSLTQFYYEGVDGLKTGFTDTAGYCFTGTAERDGHRLISVVMKTKNDNARFKETAKLFDYGFQNFEDKELFAKGYQLKDQKTLPVTKGKEDKVEIAINKQVKQPIEKGDKEGYSLEYHIDKRKLNENGELTAPIKKGEKVGTAEVKYNGENDYGYITDTAGSDQVDIVATETVDKKNWFMLMLGSIGGFFSNLFSSLVDMVKGWF